One window from the genome of Hydra vulgaris chromosome 02, alternate assembly HydraT2T_AEP encodes:
- the LOC100212825 gene encoding RAD50-interacting protein 1 isoform X3 produces MTPEDGVNAVTELFDSIFGEDYECLRNVECILEEYINKKKKLLFTIGENEKNAVLDLQKTVKTCHILEEDITTIANNLKNIFSLYDNHKHVFSSLLISLTELSKEFNHERNKHLYLLWLKEVDDLSEETLACIEKKNIMQAINSHKKLYIISSTLQKSSCNNLKTYSYKKCELLYTELKAHLSSALEVVLKSISYPFATGVRSPHFNKKDGTEDHLKSLVAFIAQLNSLSSFKYGNLLNELLVKPIKKRFKYHFYGNRHTNNLDKPEWYYTQVLNWIQDHASFLDDFIQPILTENKNSCIIKKEFCQSLIKLCEVKLQSVLSGCYDNDLRLAHLIDETILFEKEVQVCIPNYSQHDGCLKVLLTEENLLLWIGLERRFGLGFISDVLRSDNETSWQSRLNSLLSDQNNSIIYFVPKCVEDFMTLITVMSDRHRTFKEPVAEAKFFSVLINLLDTFINQLQALCFQPPSPQYYSIMNGVIYMQQVLQEWSTDLYFIQMHAYKCENNAQNPDKAVFEDHLVLLESFSKSLVQSLVEHIKHSLQSDVKKYQAEKWHSLPLPKDILMPSISPSACNVFLFVKNYLHSLEQKLCTEIFEKVWKQSAKMLDEMLFYDVVLESHFNGGGAAQLQYDINKLYTLFGNYTKRPETYFKRLKDCCVLLNILPGTAILLKQTFKQADEKKTGEEKECSVRTSLAEIGVCNLSFSCAHQLLNSRIDWPRVL; encoded by the exons attggtgagaatgaaaaaaatgcagtttTGGACCTTCAGAAGACTGTCAAAACATGCCATATATTAGAGGAGGACATTACCACAATcgcaaataatttgaaaaatatattttcactttaTGATAATCACAAACATGTGTTTTCTAGTTTACTTATAAGTCTTACTGAGCTGAGCAAAGAATTTAATCATGAACGTAACAAGCACCTGTATTTGCTTTGGTTGAAAGAAGTAGACGATTTGAG cgaGGAGACTTTAGCGTgtatagaaaagaaaaacatcatgCAGGCAATTAACAGTCataagaaattatatataatttcatcTACTCTACAAAAGTCAAGTTGCAACAACTTGAAAACATactcttataaaaaatgtgagCTCCTGTATACTGAACTAAAAGCCCATTTATCTAG cgcattagaagtggttttaaaatcaattagTTATCCATTTGCCACTGGTGTTAGGTCAcctcattttaataaaaaagatggaaCAGAAGATCATCTGAAAAGTCTTGTAGCTTTTATTGCTCAGCTTAATTCATT ATCATCATTTAAATATGGAAATTTGTTAAATGAACTTTTagtaaaaccaataaaaaagcgctttaaatatcatttttatggCAACAGACATACAAACAATCTTGATAAG CCAGAATGGTATTACACACAAGTCCTCAATTGGATTCAAGACCATGCAAGTTTTTTGGATGATTTTATTCAGCCAATTTtgactgaaaataaaaattcatgtattatcaaa aaagaaTTTTGCCAGTCACTTATTAAATTGTGTGAAGTGAAGTTGCAATCAGTACTTAGTGGTTGTTATGATAATGATCTGCGGTTAGCTCATTTAATTGACGAAActattctttttgaaaaagagGTCCAGGTTTGCATCCCTAACTATTCTCAACATGATGGATGTCTAAAAGTTTTGCTCACAGAAGAAAATCTTTTGCTTTGGATTGGTTTAGAGAGAAGAT ttgGATTGGGATTTATTTCTGATGTCTTGAGGTCAGATAATGAGACTTCATGGCAATCAAGATTAAACAGTTTGTTATCTGATCAAAATAacagtattatttattttgtaccAAAATGTGTGGAAGATTTTATGACTTTGATAACTGTAATGTCAG ATCGTCATAGAACATTTAAAGAGCCTGTTGCTGAGGctaaattttttagtgttttaataAACCTGCTTGATACATTTATTAATCAACTCCAAGCATTGTGTTTCCAACCACCGTCACCACAGTATTACTCCATAATGAATGGTGTCATATATATGCAACAAGTTTTACAGGAATGGTCAACTGATCTt tattttattcaaatgcaTGCTTATAAATGTGAAAACAATGCACAAAACCCCGATAAAGCTGTTTTTGAAGATCATTTGGTGTTGCTAGAGAGTTTTTCTAAAAGCCTTGTTCAATCTCTTGTAGAACACATAAAACATAGTTTACAAAgtgatgttaaaaaatatcaagctgAAAA atGGCATTCTCTTCCATTaccaaaagatattttaatgccTTCAATATCACCTAGTGCTTGTAatgtgtttttgtttgttaaaaactacTTGCATTCACTAGAGCAAAAACTTTGCACGGAAATCTTTGAAAAAGTGTGGAAACAGTCAGCTAAAATGTTGGATGAAATGCTTTTTTAcgat GTTGTTCTAGAGTCTCATTTTAATGGCGGAGGGGCAGCACAGTTGCAATATGATATCAACAAATTATATACCTTGTTTGGTAACTATACAAAACGACctgaaacatattttaaacg attaaaagaTTGCTGTGTTCTTCTAAATATTCTCCCTGGTACTGCAATTCTTTTAAAGCAAACCTTCAAACAAGCCGATGAAAAGAAAACTGGCGAAGAAAAGGAGTGTTCAGTTCGAACTTCTTTAGCAGAAATTGGTGTTTGCAATCTTTCATTTTCTTGCGCTCATCAGTTGCTTAATTCCCGAATTGATTGGCCAAGAgttttgtga
- the LOC100212825 gene encoding RAD50-interacting protein 1 isoform X4, with protein MIGENEKNAVLDLQKTVKTCHILEEDITTIANNLKNIFSLYDNHKHVFSSLLISLTELSKEFNHERNKHLYLLWLKEVDDLSEETLACIEKKNIMQAINSHKKLYIISSTLQKSSCNNLKTYSYKKCELLYTELKAHLSSALEVVLKSISYPFATGVRSPHFNKKDGTEDHLKSLVAFIAQLNSLSSFKYGNLLNELLVKPIKKRFKYHFYGNRHTNNLDKPEWYYTQVLNWIQDHASFLDDFIQPILTENKNSCIIKKEFCQSLIKLCEVKLQSVLSGCYDNDLRLAHLIDETILFEKEVQVCIPNYSQHDGCLKVLLTEENLLLWIGLERRFGLGFISDVLRSDNETSWQSRLNSLLSDQNNSIIYFVPKCVEDFMTLITVMSDRHRTFKEPVAEAKFFSVLINLLDTFINQLQALCFQPPSPQYYSIMNGVIYMQQVLQEWSTDLYFIQMHAYKCENNAQNPDKAVFEDHLVLLESFSKSLVQSLVEHIKHSLQSDVKKYQAEKWHSLPLPKDILMPSISPSACNVFLFVKNYLHSLEQKLCTEIFEKVWKQSAKMLDEMLFYDVVLESHFNGGGAAQLQYDINKLYTLFGNYTKRPETYFKRLKDCCVLLNILPGTAILLKQTFKQADEKKTGEEKECSVRTSLAEIGVCNLSFSCAHQLLNSRIDWPRVL; from the exons ATg attggtgagaatgaaaaaaatgcagtttTGGACCTTCAGAAGACTGTCAAAACATGCCATATATTAGAGGAGGACATTACCACAATcgcaaataatttgaaaaatatattttcactttaTGATAATCACAAACATGTGTTTTCTAGTTTACTTATAAGTCTTACTGAGCTGAGCAAAGAATTTAATCATGAACGTAACAAGCACCTGTATTTGCTTTGGTTGAAAGAAGTAGACGATTTGAG cgaGGAGACTTTAGCGTgtatagaaaagaaaaacatcatgCAGGCAATTAACAGTCataagaaattatatataatttcatcTACTCTACAAAAGTCAAGTTGCAACAACTTGAAAACATactcttataaaaaatgtgagCTCCTGTATACTGAACTAAAAGCCCATTTATCTAG cgcattagaagtggttttaaaatcaattagTTATCCATTTGCCACTGGTGTTAGGTCAcctcattttaataaaaaagatggaaCAGAAGATCATCTGAAAAGTCTTGTAGCTTTTATTGCTCAGCTTAATTCATT ATCATCATTTAAATATGGAAATTTGTTAAATGAACTTTTagtaaaaccaataaaaaagcgctttaaatatcatttttatggCAACAGACATACAAACAATCTTGATAAG CCAGAATGGTATTACACACAAGTCCTCAATTGGATTCAAGACCATGCAAGTTTTTTGGATGATTTTATTCAGCCAATTTtgactgaaaataaaaattcatgtattatcaaa aaagaaTTTTGCCAGTCACTTATTAAATTGTGTGAAGTGAAGTTGCAATCAGTACTTAGTGGTTGTTATGATAATGATCTGCGGTTAGCTCATTTAATTGACGAAActattctttttgaaaaagagGTCCAGGTTTGCATCCCTAACTATTCTCAACATGATGGATGTCTAAAAGTTTTGCTCACAGAAGAAAATCTTTTGCTTTGGATTGGTTTAGAGAGAAGAT ttgGATTGGGATTTATTTCTGATGTCTTGAGGTCAGATAATGAGACTTCATGGCAATCAAGATTAAACAGTTTGTTATCTGATCAAAATAacagtattatttattttgtaccAAAATGTGTGGAAGATTTTATGACTTTGATAACTGTAATGTCAG ATCGTCATAGAACATTTAAAGAGCCTGTTGCTGAGGctaaattttttagtgttttaataAACCTGCTTGATACATTTATTAATCAACTCCAAGCATTGTGTTTCCAACCACCGTCACCACAGTATTACTCCATAATGAATGGTGTCATATATATGCAACAAGTTTTACAGGAATGGTCAACTGATCTt tattttattcaaatgcaTGCTTATAAATGTGAAAACAATGCACAAAACCCCGATAAAGCTGTTTTTGAAGATCATTTGGTGTTGCTAGAGAGTTTTTCTAAAAGCCTTGTTCAATCTCTTGTAGAACACATAAAACATAGTTTACAAAgtgatgttaaaaaatatcaagctgAAAA atGGCATTCTCTTCCATTaccaaaagatattttaatgccTTCAATATCACCTAGTGCTTGTAatgtgtttttgtttgttaaaaactacTTGCATTCACTAGAGCAAAAACTTTGCACGGAAATCTTTGAAAAAGTGTGGAAACAGTCAGCTAAAATGTTGGATGAAATGCTTTTTTAcgat GTTGTTCTAGAGTCTCATTTTAATGGCGGAGGGGCAGCACAGTTGCAATATGATATCAACAAATTATATACCTTGTTTGGTAACTATACAAAACGACctgaaacatattttaaacg attaaaagaTTGCTGTGTTCTTCTAAATATTCTCCCTGGTACTGCAATTCTTTTAAAGCAAACCTTCAAACAAGCCGATGAAAAGAAAACTGGCGAAGAAAAGGAGTGTTCAGTTCGAACTTCTTTAGCAGAAATTGGTGTTTGCAATCTTTCATTTTCTTGCGCTCATCAGTTGCTTAATTCCCGAATTGATTGGCCAAGAgttttgtga
- the LOC101240947 gene encoding exocyst complex component 4 — protein MSTAESSVALLSSVIKQLSVSDDAKRREQEKEKLQSQLKIADEKLIELVEANQDHLKKTVQSFGSVITRISVSRNRIKVLHEKLLLCRTLLYCNRDDLKIHWQEGLECSEKLNLLDKIEKAVAVPEQLERYLHRKHYFHASNLLAQAILNLDTQLVNVDALRDLRSSLHARKSLLYEAVVDEIGKQIHSDSQKLFKKGVSETNVAAFKRTFSYKPSNLKIRKNDQVPTFILEECQEDLQLDPEENVPLFINLLVRSLVSMDKVFEAVEMVKERIKRDMFMVLRKSSDFVAKRAVDIGEVLTIEELAVKGNSNILLELLEISFDKFRSVAFNHSILLGAFKQTKVSKDLNLYTMEDIWSKIQFAIKDMLQPYLNLQNSSAPQQGFTSFGTLDSDVASFFTIKKRLPMSVAPKIKPVQLFKFECSSSAEAIHSYMREQDIASGLSEDSYTDFVVWNPPQLLCKPHARNITTIFVPVMNFIKEIDLKTNSTLGSSGVLYHFVTNFVEKVFLDQLLYEVSEKTTAATKGHDALRNLCDLKAQKNLDISRPILKGSLVVYNIMEELLDLTKILPSYSREILDIVIKTLSAYFESCHNEYKGVVYREGDGKASRIISVNWVKDDDIKRLLMSLPNWIGLKNQQNLKWDEEEDFETTRKLQDRESSLLISNLERSEIEKNQVILDVLDLKSLANLQESLEWLSEKIQTFYSKVSAKSQLTVSDSFVERNWVNDDLLTLIKDIGEKFKDMSESCLLLLHLEIRCHCFYFIGKATRESSFVCNIDSIEVDPQIPQLAKDLRDIEDSCSGALSPVKMHYLFDGLGYLLAAIIIASTSYIKKINRNGVKKMCQNIFTIQQELANITSRRDLNLDMARKYFELLNLTPEEILNTILEQGSFCKEQDYANALELISRSEIPFDKNLWKIRRNKLSEILQQVEEKQKYISII, from the coding sequence ATGTCTACTGCTGAAAGTTCTGTAGCACTTTTAAGTAGTGTAATTAAACAGTTATCAGTTTCTGATGATGCAAAAAGGAGGGagcaagaaaaagaaaagctaCAATCACAATTAAAGATAGCTGATGAAAAACTCATTGAGCTTGTTGAAGCAAATCAAGATCATTTAAAGAAAACAGTTCAGTCATTTGGCTCAGTTATAACAAGAATATCTGTTAGTAGAAATCGCATTAAAGTTCTACATGAAAAATTGTTACTATGCAGAACATTGCTGTATTGCAACCGAGATGACTTAAAAATTCATTGGCAAGAAGGCTTAGAGTGTTCCGAAAAATTAAATCTGCttgacaaaattgaaaaagctGTAGCTGTGCCTGAACAGCTTGAAAGGTATTTACATCGAAAACACTATTTTCATGCGTCTAATCTTTTAGCCCaagctattttaaatttagatacaCAGTTAGTTAATGTTGATGCTTTACGTGATCTTCGGTCCAGTTTACATGCAAGAAAGTCACTTCTGTATGAAGCAGTTGTGGATGAAATTGGCAAACAAATTCATTCAGATTCccaaaagttgtttaaaaaaggtgTTTCAGAAACAAATGTTGCtgcttttaaaagaactttttcatataaacctagtaatttaaaaataagaaagaatGATCAAGTACCAACTTTTATACTGGAAGAATGTCAAGAAGATTTGCAACTTGATCCTGAGGAGAATGTAcctctttttattaatttactagTCCGATCACTAGTTTCTATGGACAAAGTGTTTGAAGCTGTTGAAATGGTAAAAGAACGAATTAAGCGAGATATGTTCATGGTCCTTAGAAAATCATCAGATTTTGTTGCAAAGCGTGCTGTAGATATTGGAgaagttttaacaattgaagAGCTTGCAGTTAAGGGcaattcaaatatattattagagcttcttgaaatttcttttgataaatttcgCAGTGTTGCCTTTAATCATAGCATCTTACTTGGTGCATTTAAACAAACGAAGGTGTCTAAAGATTTAAATCTATATACAATGGAAGATATATGGTCAAAAATACAGTTTGCAATTAAAGATATGCTTCAACCATATCTTAATTTGCAAAACTCCTCTGCACCTCAGCAGGGTTTTACTTCTTTTGGTACATTGGATAGTGATGTGGCTtcattttttactataaaaaagaGACTTCCGATGAGTGTTGCTCCCAAAATAAAACCTGTACAATTATTTAAGTTTGAATGCTCTTCATCAGCAGAAGCAATTCACAGTTATATGCGTGAGCAGGACATAGCTTCTGGTTTATCTGAAGATAGTTACACTGACTTTGTTGTATGGAATCCTCCACAACTATTATGTAAACCACATGCAAGAAATATAACAACTATATTTGTTCCAGTGATGAATTTcataaaagaaattgatttaaaaacaaactccACTTTGGGTTCTTCTGGTGTTTTGTACCATTTTGTAACTAACTTtgtagaaaaagtatttttagatCAACTTCTTTATGAAGTTTCTGAAAAGACAACTGCAGCAACAAAAGGTCACGATGCTCTAAGGAATTTATGTGATTTAAAAGCTCAAAAGAACTTGGATATTTCAAGACCTATTTTAAAAGGCAGtcttgttgtttataatatcATGGAGGAGTTGCTTGATCTAACAAAAATACTCCCTAGTTATTCACGTGAGATTCTTGACAttgttattaaaacattatctGCATACTTTGAATCTTGCCATAATGAATATAAGGGTGTAGTTTATCGAGAGGGAGATGGTAAAGCATCTCGAATAATTAGTGTTAACTGGGTTAAAGATGATGATATCAAGCGTTTATTGATGTCATTACCTAATTGGATTGGAttgaaaaatcaacaaaatttgaAGTGGGATGAAGAGGAAGACTTTGAAACTACCAGAAAGCTCCAAGATCGAGAATCGTCATTGCTAATAAGTAATCTGGAACGATCTgaaattgagaaaaatcaaGTAATTCTTGATGTGCTTGATCTGAAATCTCTAGCAAATCTTCAAGAAAGTTTAGAGTGGTTATCTGAAAAGatacaaacattttattcaaaagtttcaGCTAAATCTCAACTAACTGTTTCAGATTCATTTGTAGAAAGGAATTGGGTAAATGAtgatttattaactttaataaaagacATAGGGGAAAAGTTTAAAGATATGTCAGAAAGCTGTCTTCTTTTATTACATTTAGAAATAAGgtgtcattgtttttattttattggaaaaGCAACTAGAGAGTCTAGTTTTGTATGTAATATTGATTCTATTGAAGTGGATCCCCAAATACCACAGTTAGCAAAGGATCTTAGAGATATAGAAGATTCTTGTTCAGGTGCATTGTCTCCAGTTAAAATGCATTATTTGTTTGATGGCTTGGGTTATCTGTTAGCTGCTATAATCATTGCAAGCacaagttatattaaaaaaattaatcgaaatggtgttaaaaaaatgtgtcaaaatatttttaccattcAGCAGGAGCTAGCTAATATAACATCACGGAGAGATTTAAATTTAGACATGGCAAGAAAGTATTTTGAGTTGCTTAACTTGActccagaagaaattttaaacACAATACTTGAGCAAGGAAGTTTTTGTAAGGAGCAAGATTATGCAAATGCATTAGAGCTTATAAGTCGCAGTGAAATTCCTTTTGATAAGAACTTATGGAAGATTCGTCGAAATAAATTAAGTGAAATTCTTCAACAAGTTGAGgaaaaacaaaagtatatatcgataatttaa